One Methylocapsa sp. D3K7 DNA window includes the following coding sequences:
- the nifK gene encoding nitrogenase molybdenum-iron protein subunit beta, whose protein sequence is MTQNAEHVLDHFELFRGPEYQQMLANKKKMFENPRDPAEVERVREWAKTPEYREKNFAREALTVNPAKACQPLGAVFAAVGFEKTIPFVHGSQGCVAYYRSHFSRHFKEPSSCVSSSMTEDAAVFGGLNNMIDGLANTYNMYKPKMISVSTTCMAEVIGDDLNAFIKTSKEKGSVPAEFDVPFAHTPAFVGSHITGYDNVLKGIFEHFWDGKAKTAPVLERLPNDKINFIGGFDGYTVGNTREIKRLFDLMDVEYTILCDNSDVWDTPTDGEFRMYDGGTTLEEAANAVHAKATISMQEYCTEKTLPLIAAHGQEVLAFNHPVGVTATDKFLMEVSRITGKPIPESIARERGRLVDAIADSSAHIHGKKFAIYGDPDLCLGLAGFLLELGAEPTHVLATNGPKGWEAKVQGLFDSSPFGKNCHVYPGKDLWHMRSLLFTEPVDFLIGNTYGKYLERDTGTPLIRIGFPVFDRHHHHRYPVWGYQGGMNVLVWILDRIFEEIDKNTIVPAKTDYSFDIIR, encoded by the coding sequence ATGACCCAGAACGCCGAACACGTGCTCGATCACTTCGAGCTATTCCGCGGCCCGGAATATCAGCAGATGCTGGCGAACAAGAAGAAGATGTTCGAAAATCCACGTGATCCGGCCGAGGTTGAGCGGGTTCGTGAATGGGCCAAAACCCCAGAATATCGCGAGAAAAATTTTGCTCGCGAAGCGCTGACGGTTAATCCGGCCAAGGCATGTCAGCCTCTCGGTGCGGTTTTCGCCGCTGTTGGCTTTGAGAAGACAATTCCCTTCGTCCACGGTTCGCAGGGCTGTGTCGCCTATTATCGCAGCCATTTCTCACGGCACTTCAAGGAACCAAGTTCCTGCGTCTCCTCCTCCATGACAGAGGACGCAGCGGTCTTCGGCGGTCTCAACAATATGATCGACGGGCTCGCCAACACCTATAATATGTACAAGCCGAAAATGATTTCCGTCTCGACGACCTGCATGGCGGAAGTCATTGGCGATGATCTCAATGCCTTCATCAAGACATCGAAAGAGAAGGGTTCCGTGCCAGCAGAATTTGACGTGCCTTTCGCCCACACCCCGGCTTTCGTCGGCAGCCATATCACCGGCTATGACAATGTACTCAAGGGAATATTTGAGCATTTCTGGGACGGGAAAGCAAAGACCGCGCCGGTTCTTGAGCGCCTGCCAAACGATAAGATCAATTTCATCGGAGGCTTTGATGGCTATACTGTTGGCAACACCCGTGAAATCAAGCGGCTCTTCGACTTAATGGACGTCGAATATACCATCCTTTGCGACAACAGTGACGTATGGGATACACCAACCGACGGCGAATTCCGCATGTATGACGGTGGCACGACTTTAGAAGAAGCAGCCAATGCTGTTCATGCGAAGGCAACGATCTCGATGCAGGAATACTGCACCGAAAAGACTTTGCCTCTCATCGCGGCACATGGCCAAGAAGTGCTGGCGTTCAATCACCCCGTTGGTGTCACCGCGACCGACAAATTTCTAATGGAGGTGTCGCGGATCACTGGCAAACCAATTCCAGAATCCATAGCGCGGGAACGCGGCCGGCTCGTGGATGCGATTGCCGACTCGAGTGCGCATATCCACGGTAAAAAATTCGCGATCTACGGCGATCCAGACCTTTGCCTTGGCCTCGCTGGCTTCTTGCTTGAACTTGGGGCTGAGCCAACGCATGTGCTTGCCACGAACGGTCCGAAGGGTTGGGAAGCGAAAGTTCAAGGGCTTTTCGATAGTTCGCCATTTGGGAAGAATTGCCATGTTTATCCCGGTAAGGATCTTTGGCACATGCGGTCGCTTCTGTTTACCGAGCCCGTGGACTTCCTGATTGGGAACACCTACGGAAAATATCTGGAGCGGGATACGGGCACGCCGTTGATCCGAATTGGTTTCCCAGTTTTCGATCGCCATCATCACCATCGCTACCCGGTGTGGGGCTATCAGGGCGGCATGAATGTGTTGGTGTGGATCCTCGACAGGATTTTTGAAGAGATCGACAAGAACACGATCGTTCCTGCAAAAACCGATTACAGCTTCGACATCATTCGCTGA
- the nifE gene encoding nitrogenase iron-molybdenum cofactor biosynthesis protein NifE, whose amino-acid sequence MSSLSATIQGVFNEPGCGKNANKSEAERKKGCTKQLQPGGAAGGCAFDGAKIALQPLTDVAHLVHGPIACEGNSWDNRGAKSSGSNIWRTGFTTDINETDVVFGGEKRLYKAIKEIIEKYNPPAIFVYQTCVPAMIGDDINAVCKTAREKFGKPVIPINSPGFVGPKNLGNKLAGEALLEHVIGTEEPDYTTPYDLNIIGEYNLSGELWQVKPLLDELGIRILSCISGDGKYREVAYSHRARASMMVCSKAMINVARKMEERYGIPFFEGSFYGITDSSDSLREIARMLVERGAPGELVGRTEAVIAREEARAWAAIAPYKPRFKGKKVLLITGGVKSWSVLAALQEAGLELVGTSVKKSTKEDKERIKELMGQDAHMIDDMTPREMYKMLKDARADIMLSGGRSQFIALKAAMPWLDINQERHHAYMGYVGMVKLVEGIDKALFNPIWVEVRKPAPWENPENNWQTKAILQLNAEAAELAANPELAEKARRSKKICNCKSVDLGTIEDATRAHALTTVEGVRERTNASGGCGACAGRIDDILASMPGLADMADIPTLAAVE is encoded by the coding sequence ATGAGCTCACTATCGGCGACTATCCAAGGTGTATTCAACGAGCCTGGCTGCGGCAAAAACGCCAACAAATCGGAAGCCGAGCGTAAAAAGGGCTGCACGAAACAATTGCAACCTGGCGGCGCTGCCGGCGGGTGTGCGTTTGATGGCGCGAAAATCGCGCTGCAACCCCTCACGGATGTTGCGCATCTCGTTCACGGCCCAATCGCCTGTGAGGGCAATTCCTGGGACAATCGAGGCGCGAAATCCTCTGGCTCGAATATCTGGAGAACTGGGTTTACGACAGATATTAATGAAACGGATGTCGTGTTCGGCGGAGAAAAACGGCTCTACAAGGCGATCAAGGAAATCATCGAGAAATACAATCCACCCGCCATATTCGTTTATCAAACCTGCGTCCCGGCGATGATTGGTGATGATATCAACGCGGTCTGCAAGACGGCGCGTGAGAAATTCGGTAAGCCCGTGATCCCGATTAACTCGCCCGGATTCGTCGGACCCAAAAATCTCGGCAATAAATTGGCTGGGGAAGCACTTCTTGAACATGTGATTGGCACGGAAGAGCCAGACTATACGACGCCCTATGATCTCAACATCATAGGGGAATACAATCTTTCTGGTGAGTTGTGGCAGGTAAAGCCGCTCCTCGACGAGCTGGGAATTCGTATTCTTTCCTGCATCTCAGGCGACGGCAAGTACCGCGAGGTGGCTTATTCCCATCGGGCGCGCGCCTCGATGATGGTCTGCTCCAAGGCGATGATCAATGTCGCGCGTAAAATGGAGGAGCGCTACGGCATTCCTTTCTTTGAGGGCTCGTTTTACGGAATTACGGATTCAAGCGATTCGCTTCGCGAAATCGCCCGGATGCTGGTTGAGCGTGGCGCGCCCGGCGAGCTCGTTGGCCGTACGGAAGCCGTGATTGCCCGGGAAGAGGCGCGCGCCTGGGCCGCCATCGCGCCCTATAAACCACGGTTCAAGGGCAAAAAAGTTTTGTTGATCACTGGTGGTGTCAAATCCTGGTCGGTGCTTGCTGCATTACAGGAAGCCGGCCTTGAGCTTGTTGGGACGAGCGTCAAGAAATCCACGAAGGAAGACAAAGAGCGGATCAAGGAACTCATGGGCCAAGACGCCCATATGATCGATGATATGACCCCGCGTGAAATGTACAAAATGCTCAAAGATGCACGAGCTGACATCATGCTATCGGGAGGCCGCTCGCAATTCATTGCATTGAAAGCCGCAATGCCTTGGCTCGATATCAATCAGGAACGCCATCACGCCTATATGGGCTATGTGGGGATGGTGAAGCTGGTCGAGGGGATCGACAAAGCGCTTTTCAATCCCATCTGGGTAGAAGTCCGCAAGCCTGCTCCCTGGGAGAATCCAGAAAACAATTGGCAGACCAAGGCAATTCTTCAGTTGAACGCCGAAGCCGCCGAGCTCGCCGCCAATCCGGAACTTGCCGAAAAGGCACGGCGCTCCAAGAAGATTTGCAATTGCAAGAGCGTCGATCTTGGCACGATTGAGGACGCGACACGCGCCCATGCCCTAACGACTGTTGAAGGGGTCAGAGAGCGGACCAATGCTTCGGGGGGGTGCGGAGCATGCGCCGGGCGTATCGACGATATTTTGGCCAGTATGCCGGGACTTGCGGATATGGCCGATATTCCTACTCTTGCTGCCGTAGAGTGA
- the nifN gene encoding nitrogenase iron-molybdenum cofactor biosynthesis protein NifN, with product MAKITIGKKACAVNPLKMSQPIGGALAFMGLRGAMPLLHGSQGCTSFGLVLFVRHFKEAIPLQTTAMSEVATVLGGFENVEQAILNIYNRAKPELIGICSTGVTETKGDDVEGYIKLIREKYPALARFPLVYVSTPDFKDAFQDGWEKTVARMVEVLVDKPGNLARRDATCVNVLPGCHLTPGDIDELRTIIEDFGLEPSFLPDLGGSLDGHIPDEFTPTTIGGIGVEEVATMGYASWTIAIGEHMRLAAQAMEKKAGVPYKLFDRLCGLSPNDDFVMFLSTISGKPVPVKYRRQRGQLIDSMLDGHFHLGGRKLAIGAEPDLLFSISSMLHEMGTKVTAAVTTTQSPLLERIATDEVLIGDLEDLETLAKDKGCDLLITHSHGRQAAERLKIPFYRMGLPMFDRLGAGHLMSVGYRGTRDLIFNLSNLIMADAEEHHEPAPDTWRTPSELALETPAAALTH from the coding sequence ATGGCAAAAATCACAATCGGCAAGAAGGCGTGTGCGGTCAATCCGCTAAAGATGAGCCAGCCGATTGGCGGCGCGCTCGCCTTTATGGGACTGCGTGGCGCGATGCCCTTGCTGCATGGATCGCAGGGGTGCACGTCCTTCGGTCTGGTCCTTTTCGTGCGGCATTTCAAGGAAGCTATCCCGCTGCAAACAACCGCGATGAGCGAGGTTGCCACCGTTCTCGGGGGCTTTGAGAATGTCGAGCAGGCCATTCTGAATATTTACAATAGGGCAAAGCCGGAATTGATTGGTATTTGTTCAACCGGTGTGACGGAAACGAAGGGCGATGATGTCGAAGGATATATCAAGCTCATTCGGGAGAAATATCCGGCTCTCGCTCGATTCCCATTGGTCTATGTCTCGACCCCTGATTTCAAGGATGCGTTTCAGGATGGCTGGGAGAAAACAGTTGCCAGGATGGTCGAGGTGCTTGTCGACAAACCCGGCAATTTGGCGCGCAGGGATGCAACCTGCGTCAACGTGCTGCCGGGCTGCCATTTGACACCAGGCGATATCGACGAGCTCCGTACCATTATCGAGGATTTCGGACTTGAACCCTCGTTTTTGCCAGACTTGGGGGGATCGCTTGATGGGCATATCCCAGATGAGTTCACCCCGACAACCATTGGCGGAATCGGTGTCGAGGAAGTCGCGACTATGGGCTATGCGTCTTGGACGATCGCGATCGGCGAACATATGCGCCTGGCTGCACAAGCGATGGAAAAGAAGGCGGGGGTTCCTTACAAACTCTTCGATCGACTCTGTGGTCTTTCCCCCAATGATGATTTCGTCATGTTCTTGAGCACGATCAGCGGTAAACCGGTCCCGGTCAAATACCGGCGCCAGCGGGGTCAGCTTATCGACTCGATGCTCGACGGACATTTCCATCTTGGCGGACGCAAGCTTGCCATAGGGGCAGAACCGGATCTGCTGTTTTCCATCAGCAGCATGCTGCACGAGATGGGCACCAAGGTCACCGCAGCTGTGACAACCACCCAATCTCCTTTGCTGGAGCGCATCGCCACGGATGAGGTGCTGATCGGTGATTTGGAGGATCTGGAGACTCTCGCAAAAGACAAAGGGTGCGATCTCCTCATCACGCACTCACATGGCCGTCAAGCTGCCGAACGGTTAAAGATTCCGTTCTATCGCATGGGGCTGCCGATGTTCGATCGTTTGGGAGCGGGGCATCTGATGTCGGTGGGATATCGGGGAACCCGCGATCTCATTTTTAATCTCAGCAATCTGATCATGGCAGACGCCGAAGAACATCACGAGCCGGCCCCAGATACATGGCGGACGCCCAGCGAATTGGCGCTTGAGACACCTGCGGCAGCATTGACCCATTAG
- the nifX gene encoding nitrogen fixation protein NifX codes for MKIAFATQDLKRVDAHFGWAKNIAIYEIGPEGHQFLEAIQFDGDLKEDGNEDKLAPKIDAIKDCAILYVAAIGGSGAARVVANNIHPMKVNEPEEISTLLLKLEDVLKGTPPPWLRKALAKGKERVLDFDE; via the coding sequence ATGAAAATCGCATTTGCAACCCAGGATCTTAAGCGTGTCGATGCGCATTTTGGCTGGGCCAAGAATATTGCGATCTACGAAATTGGTCCGGAAGGCCATCAATTCCTCGAGGCCATTCAATTCGATGGTGACCTCAAGGAGGATGGCAACGAGGACAAGCTTGCGCCGAAGATCGACGCTATCAAGGACTGCGCCATTCTCTATGTTGCCGCCATCGGCGGGTCCGGCGCAGCACGTGTCGTCGCCAATAATATTCATCCGATGAAAGTCAACGAGCCCGAGGAGATTTCGACTCTCTTGCTAAAGCTCGAGGATGTATTGAAAGGCACGCCGCCGCCCTGGCTTCGCAAGGCGTTGGCGAAAGGCAAGGAAAGAGTCCTCGATTTTGATGAGTGA
- a CDS encoding NifX-associated nitrogen fixation protein produces the protein MVEVAVLDKSNPAAEAPFIKELIKIWRAQDTHGTWDNKGDLDLLEPYIIDKEQRRALPIIGDPDPDTIWRMELFFNAVCISVERETGVMISPMLKMSHEGFGRMVLIGGRLIVVNKQLRDVHRYGFDSLAKLAEEGDKYVRAGVEMINKFPDVAKY, from the coding sequence ATGGTTGAAGTAGCAGTGCTAGACAAAAGCAATCCGGCGGCTGAAGCCCCGTTCATCAAGGAGCTCATCAAAATATGGCGGGCTCAGGACACCCACGGCACGTGGGATAATAAGGGCGATTTGGATCTGCTCGAGCCCTATATCATTGACAAGGAACAGCGCAGGGCACTGCCGATCATAGGAGACCCCGACCCGGACACAATTTGGCGGATGGAACTTTTTTTCAACGCGGTTTGTATCTCGGTCGAGCGAGAGACCGGGGTCATGATTTCACCGATGTTGAAAATGAGCCATGAAGGTTTTGGCCGGATGGTGCTCATTGGTGGCCGGTTGATCGTCGTCAACAAGCAGTTGCGCGATGTTCATCGCTATGGGTTTGACAGCCTCGCCAAGCTTGCCGAGGAGGGCGATAAATATGTCAGGGCTGGGGTCGAGATGATCAACAAATTCCCAGACGTGGCAAAATACTGA
- a CDS encoding CCE_0567 family metalloprotein — protein MSDVDTLKAEIKKLSAKAIQAKMDLHDLSEELPVNWELIMSVAQKAHDAFAELELKRANLKILETV, from the coding sequence ATGAGCGACGTTGATACATTGAAGGCCGAAATCAAGAAACTATCCGCGAAAGCTATCCAGGCCAAGATGGATCTCCATGATTTGTCCGAGGAACTGCCGGTCAACTGGGAATTGATCATGAGCGTCGCTCAGAAGGCTCATGATGCATTCGCGGAATTGGAACTGAAGCGCGCGAATTTGAAGATCCTCGAGACCGTTTGA
- the fdxB gene encoding ferredoxin III, nif-specific — protein sequence MSHATRDGRLWQPDFLQAIDPGKCIGCGRCYKVCGREVMTLKGLNEDGDLVALDDDEDDEVEKKIMVMNDVGACIGCGACARVCPTNCQTHAPEQAEAA from the coding sequence ATGTCACATGCAACGCGAGATGGGCGCTTATGGCAGCCTGATTTTCTTCAGGCCATCGACCCTGGAAAATGTATCGGCTGTGGCCGCTGCTATAAAGTCTGTGGCCGTGAAGTGATGACTCTGAAGGGCCTCAATGAGGATGGCGATCTTGTTGCCCTTGATGATGACGAGGACGATGAGGTTGAGAAGAAGATTATGGTCATGAATGACGTGGGCGCCTGTATCGGTTGTGGCGCTTGCGCCCGCGTCTGTCCGACCAATTGTCAGACCCACGCACCCGAACAGGCCGAGGCCGCCTGA
- a CDS encoding nitrogen fixation protein NifQ: MRAEEAYQWLIGASVRTDHDAFDIHVVASVIALAIEESDEDRIAVAGGVGLAGPVLMELTSAMFPGTEAFFELAGVDLVIDDEEQSLRDILGMYSSGVSSLERPLAAMIARRCKCPHHLWQDLGLRDRGELSRLMKRHFARLAEKNQHDMKWKKFLYRMVCGSEGFTLCTSPVCSECDDFVNCFGAEDGAALLVGADAASEKAA, from the coding sequence ATGCGCGCGGAAGAGGCCTATCAATGGTTGATCGGAGCCTCCGTACGAACGGACCATGATGCATTCGATATCCACGTCGTTGCTTCCGTTATTGCCCTCGCGATAGAAGAGTCGGACGAGGACAGGATTGCGGTAGCTGGCGGAGTAGGCCTTGCCGGGCCGGTTCTAATGGAACTGACCAGCGCAATGTTTCCGGGCACGGAAGCCTTTTTCGAACTAGCTGGGGTTGACCTCGTGATTGACGACGAGGAGCAATCGCTACGCGATATTTTGGGGATGTATTCTTCGGGCGTCAGCTCCTTGGAGCGTCCGCTCGCCGCCATGATCGCGCGGCGCTGCAAATGTCCTCACCACTTGTGGCAGGATCTGGGGCTACGCGATCGCGGCGAGCTCTCACGGCTTATGAAGCGGCATTTCGCGCGGCTGGCTGAAAAGAACCAGCACGACATGAAATGGAAGAAGTTTTTATATCGCATGGTGTGCGGGTCAGAGGGATTCACACTCTGCACCTCGCCGGTTTGTTCGGAATGCGACGATTTCGTCAATTGCTTCGGTGCCGAAGACGGAGCGGCGCTGTTGGTGGGTGCCGACGCCGCCAGTGAGAAAGCGGCTTAA
- a CDS encoding sulfurtransferase: MSYANPEALVSTSWLAERLTEPGLRILDCTWHHVSTNLDGRTQYRGRHLPGSVHFDIDHFADKSNPLPHMLPVQTDFAKKSGLLGIGNDDQIVVYDRLCGGSAAARAWWMFRVFGHEKVAMLDGGYGKWTKEKLPTNMSPVRPEPRNFTAVFDPSLVRTLGEMQGNLASNAEQVIDARGPGKFNGTQEDLFPTKKLGHIPNAINVPWGDLIDSESGAFIASNALAARFKAAGIDLQRPIVSTCGSGITSCVVALGLYLIGHKTAAIYDGSWAEWGLAEDTPAVAA; the protein is encoded by the coding sequence ATGAGCTATGCAAATCCCGAAGCTTTAGTAAGCACGAGCTGGCTGGCCGAGCGCCTGACGGAACCTGGTCTGCGAATTCTTGATTGCACTTGGCACCATGTCAGCACCAATCTTGACGGACGAACGCAATACCGCGGGCGCCATCTGCCTGGCTCCGTTCACTTCGACATTGATCACTTCGCGGACAAATCCAATCCCTTGCCACATATGTTGCCGGTGCAAACCGATTTTGCCAAGAAATCAGGGTTGTTGGGAATTGGCAACGATGATCAGATCGTTGTCTACGATCGTCTCTGTGGCGGGTCTGCGGCGGCGAGAGCTTGGTGGATGTTCCGCGTCTTTGGTCACGAAAAAGTGGCGATGCTTGATGGGGGATATGGCAAATGGACGAAGGAGAAACTCCCCACCAATATGTCCCCCGTCCGGCCGGAACCGCGCAACTTCACGGCCGTATTTGACCCCTCGCTTGTCCGAACTCTCGGTGAGATGCAAGGCAATCTTGCAAGCAACGCGGAACAAGTCATCGACGCTCGCGGCCCCGGCAAATTCAATGGCACTCAGGAAGATCTCTTTCCTACCAAAAAACTCGGACATATCCCAAACGCCATCAATGTACCGTGGGGGGATTTGATCGATTCTGAATCGGGTGCCTTCATTGCGTCCAATGCACTCGCGGCGCGTTTCAAGGCGGCTGGTATTGATCTCCAGCGCCCTATCGTATCGACCTGTGGCTCGGGAATTACCTCTTGCGTCGTGGCGCTCGGTCTCTACTTGATCGGCCATAAAACGGCGGCCATCTACGACGGATCCTGGGCTGAGTGGGGGCTCGCCGAAGACACGCCGGCGGTCGCTGCCTAA
- a CDS encoding nuclear transport factor 2 family protein, with amino-acid sequence MTDESTILAANAAFYAAFSMGDVEAMACLWADDDAISCIHPGWPAFVGRIGVVGSWRDILENARSPAITCHEPHAIITGDEGRVLSIEMIGPLALAASNHFKRVGGMWRLVHHQASPIAKAEIHASSDPFRPAGQIH; translated from the coding sequence ATGACCGACGAAAGCACGATCCTCGCCGCCAACGCTGCCTTCTATGCCGCTTTCTCGATGGGAGATGTCGAAGCTATGGCGTGCCTCTGGGCGGACGATGACGCCATCTCCTGCATTCATCCTGGCTGGCCCGCGTTCGTCGGACGTATCGGCGTGGTGGGCAGCTGGCGCGACATTCTTGAAAATGCACGCAGCCCAGCGATTACATGTCATGAACCCCATGCCATCATCACCGGCGATGAAGGGCGAGTCCTCAGCATCGAAATGATTGGGCCGCTAGCTCTCGCGGCGAGCAATCACTTCAAACGCGTCGGCGGGATGTGGCGGCTGGTTCATCATCAAGCGAGTCCGATCGCCAAAGCCGAAATCCACGCTTCAAGCGATCCATTCCGGCCGGCCGGGCAAATCCATTAG
- a CDS encoding FAD-dependent oxidoreductase — MLETAIIGGGVCGLALAKAFHDQGRDFVLFEARARLGGRVLSVTCGRSGIDVDLGPTWFWPETQPLITRLISDLHLTDFPQHDQGALLHLRDPDKKPEQLDGESVHGGARRLAGGMASLIDALAAKLPKDNIKLGYALVGVTERGDSVGLKFRCKDLLVEVAARQVVLALPPRLLDEHVRFEPELDSETREAMRGAETWMAAQAKVVISYDRALWRDEGQSGNAYVTHEQAVLGEIFDACDITATKAALGGFLALSPELRQSFSAGLPLLMANQMEQVFGHRLERDEQHYQDWSLDPYTCSALDRTAPGAPHAGFANPLLRRALWDGKLHLGGAETAAGSSGYLEGAVEAARRISRELIRTRASFAQTVAVSVENREEADPQSLNAASLARFREWVSGQTDAVFESYRHRLNRGLAQQQRDQLTQRAVLGAIEEVYSKALDMLDGLPFDMSGIGVERGRSALTLEVQAPFRDVMKAVLDDVTAFNATSCALSNFPEEHHLSKAYLQTILRDIAAAWQEFSLAANALLLSKAETSGNRWHPENLTMGELP; from the coding sequence ATGCTTGAAACGGCAATCATTGGAGGCGGCGTATGCGGCCTTGCTTTGGCGAAAGCTTTTCACGACCAAGGCCGGGACTTTGTATTGTTTGAAGCACGTGCACGGCTTGGCGGTCGCGTGCTCTCCGTGACTTGCGGGCGAAGCGGGATAGATGTCGATCTTGGCCCAACATGGTTCTGGCCGGAGACGCAGCCGCTCATTACCCGCCTTATCTCAGATTTGCATCTTACGGATTTTCCCCAGCATGATCAAGGCGCGCTGCTGCATCTCAGAGACCCAGACAAGAAGCCCGAACAGCTCGATGGCGAAAGCGTGCACGGTGGCGCCAGACGTCTTGCCGGAGGTATGGCAAGTCTCATCGATGCCCTGGCTGCCAAACTACCCAAGGATAATATAAAGCTTGGATATGCCTTGGTCGGCGTGACCGAACGAGGAGATTCCGTCGGGCTTAAGTTTCGGTGCAAAGACCTGCTGGTTGAGGTCGCCGCACGACAAGTCGTGCTCGCGCTGCCACCTCGGCTGCTTGACGAACATGTCCGCTTCGAGCCCGAACTCGACAGCGAGACGCGCGAGGCCATGCGCGGGGCCGAGACCTGGATGGCCGCGCAAGCCAAGGTCGTTATAAGCTATGACCGGGCTCTTTGGCGCGATGAAGGCCAGTCTGGAAACGCCTATGTCACGCATGAGCAGGCCGTGCTTGGTGAAATCTTCGATGCCTGCGATATAACAGCAACTAAAGCCGCGCTCGGCGGATTTCTTGCCTTGTCGCCGGAATTGCGGCAATCCTTTAGCGCCGGTCTGCCTCTGCTCATGGCCAATCAAATGGAACAGGTCTTTGGCCATAGGCTGGAACGAGACGAGCAGCATTATCAGGACTGGTCACTTGACCCTTATACTTGCAGCGCTTTGGATCGCACCGCGCCGGGTGCCCCTCATGCGGGTTTCGCCAATCCCCTCCTGCGGCGGGCTTTATGGGACGGAAAGCTCCATTTGGGCGGTGCGGAAACAGCGGCTGGCAGCAGCGGCTACCTCGAGGGTGCCGTCGAAGCCGCAAGGCGGATTTCCCGCGAACTCATCAGAACGCGCGCGTCCTTCGCGCAGACCGTCGCGGTCAGCGTTGAAAACCGCGAGGAAGCCGACCCGCAGTCCCTGAATGCAGCAAGTCTTGCGCGGTTTCGCGAATGGGTTTCTGGTCAAACGGATGCCGTCTTCGAGAGCTATCGGCATCGACTAAACCGTGGCCTCGCCCAGCAGCAAAGGGATCAACTCACCCAGCGCGCCGTTCTCGGTGCGATCGAAGAAGTTTATAGCAAAGCCTTGGATATGCTCGACGGCTTACCCTTTGATATGAGCGGTATTGGTGTCGAGCGCGGCCGTTCGGCGCTCACGCTTGAAGTACAGGCCCCATTCCGTGATGTCATGAAAGCGGTACTCGACGATGTCACAGCGTTTAATGCAACATCTTGTGCTCTCTCAAATTTTCCCGAGGAGCATCATTTGAGCAAAGCCTATTTACAAACGATTCTAAGGGATATCGCCGCTGCCTGGCAAGAATTCTCGCTCGCCGCCAACGCGCTGCTGCTAAGCAAAGCCGAAACATCAGGCAATCGCTGGCACCCGGAGAATCTGACTATGGGGGAATTGCCTTGA
- a CDS encoding Rieske 2Fe-2S domain-containing protein, translated as MDSAIAYAICGLNDIPSQRARGFKLMIVGEDGMPRPWSIVVVRWGKQVFGYINKCPHDGVNLDWERNQFLDPNGIRLLCGKHGALFELGTGICVDGPCKGRSLTPVALSVLDGDICVLGVTLVEEEEEENLPDEKQA; from the coding sequence ATGGACTCAGCTATTGCCTACGCGATCTGCGGCTTGAACGATATTCCTAGCCAAAGAGCGAGGGGTTTCAAATTAATGATTGTTGGCGAGGATGGCATGCCGCGTCCCTGGTCCATTGTCGTGGTCCGATGGGGCAAACAGGTCTTTGGTTATATCAACAAATGCCCGCATGACGGGGTCAATCTCGATTGGGAACGCAACCAGTTCCTGGATCCGAACGGTATCCGTCTGCTGTGCGGAAAGCACGGTGCCTTGTTCGAACTCGGAACCGGCATATGCGTTGATGGGCCTTGCAAGGGCCGGAGTTTGACGCCGGTTGCCTTGAGCGTTCTCGATGGAGACATTTGCGTCTTGGGTGTCACGCTCGTCGAGGAGGAGGAAGAGGAGAATCTTCCAGACGAAAAGCAGGCCTGA